A stretch of DNA from Schistocerca americana isolate TAMUIC-IGC-003095 chromosome 3, iqSchAmer2.1, whole genome shotgun sequence:
TAATTAAGTGAGAAAGTATGGTACTTCAAACCTATCACAATTTATTTTCGTGTGCACTAGTTCTTCAATGATTATGTTCTTGTCCGTGCAAAGTTGTATCGAGGCTGTTGGTGGTTTTCTAAAATGATCTGCTTCATAAGTACTGGCTGATCAGTTTTCATTTTTCAGTGGCCTCTGGTGTTAACACTAATGcatttcttcaataaaattcttcagggtatcagaccgcatcgtcataatttaaaacgcgcctatttctggccggaaaacttcagatggaagactgggataaagtcgacaggttaacctttcagcaagcatcaaggaccagcaatagtattactaaccgccagatgagaaagtacgacaaactacaacagaaagccacggacgaaacattgacgctggacaggcgacggacgGTGGTCAACCTCTCTAGCCACAcattgagcgaagcaaccacagcaattctggccaaggggatgaatttcgcagtcgcacctaagcgtgttccaaaagaagatatcatagaatccgtagaggcttcggtacgtcatctgccacaggccgaggcggagaagatccggcaggaaacggtcagagttctgaataaagcaaagccaccggagcaaaacatcaacgctgaggaataccatgccattaaggaactcagggacaacccccacttagtagtggtacaggcagataagggcaacgccactgtagtcttggacacaactgattacaacaaacgaatggaagatattctcgcagaacctatctacaagaaacttcagggagatccgacggccaaggtaatcaaaacgacgcaggcactgctcaag
This window harbors:
- the LOC124605965 gene encoding uncharacterized protein LOC124605965; this encodes MRKYDKLQQKATDETLTLDRRRTVVNLSSHTLSEATTAILAKGMNFAVAPKRVPKEDIIESVEASVRHLPQAEAEKIRQETVRVLNKAKPPEQNINAEEYHAIKELRDNPHLVVVQADKGNATVVLDTTDYNKRMEDILAEPIYKKLQGDPTAKVAETDVFTGVAS